In Maribacter algicola, the sequence TGCTTCCTGTCCCTCCTAGGATACAGGTTTTTCGCCAATTGCTGACTGATGGTACTTCCTCCTCCGGACGATTCGTCCCCCATAAGTATGGTCTTTAGACCCACCCTGAACAGACTTGGGTAGTCCACGCCGGAATGCTCGTAAAAGCGCTGGTCCTCAATGGATATTAAGGCCTGTATCAGGTGTTCCGGGAAGTCTTTAAAAGTAATAGGTTGTCGGTCGTTGAGGTAGTATTTTCCTATCAATACACTATCGGCCGTAAACACCTCGGAGGCTACTTGATACTGGAAATTGGAGAGTTCCTGTTTATTGGGGATTTTCCCCCAGGCACCTATGTATATGGTGCCTACAAAAACTATCAGTAATAAAAGGAGCCCAACGATTCCCACGGTGAAATACCTGAGAAGAGGTGGTTTGATTTTACTAAGTATCCTTTTTATTTTTTGCATATGCGCAAGTTCCTATTAATATTTAAGCTGACCTGAGTTTTAACAATACCTTAAAACTTGTTGTCCTATTTTTGTCCAAAACCTTTTCCATGAAGAAACTTACACTGATTTTCCTACTTATAGTTCAATGTTCCTTTGCTAATGATGAAATCTGGTCAAAAACTGGTCATCGGGTCATAGGTGATGTAGCCCAAGAGTATTTAAGTAGAAAGACACGGAAGGCGATAGGGGAACTATTGGACGGACAAAGTTTGGCATCGGTCTCCAATTTTGCCGATGAAATAAAGGCCGATAGAAAATACAGTGAATTCAGTGCTTGGCATTATGTCAATTTTCCAGCCGATAAGGATTACAAGGATGTGGAACCCAGTGAATATGGCGATCTGGTTATTGGAATCAACAAATGCATCGAAATAATCACCGCAACGGAAAGTTCCAAGGAGGACAAGGCATTCTACCTAAAGTTTTTGGTACACCTCATTGGGGATTTGCATCAGCCCATGCATATTGGTCGGCTGGAAGACAAAGGAGGGAACGACATCCAATTACAGTGGTTTGGAAGGGGCAGTAACCTGCATCGGGTATGGGATTCCAATATGATCGATGATTATGGTATGAGTTTTACCGAACTTTCAAACTCCCTACCAAAGCTTACCAAGCAGCAAGTAAAACAAATTCAGCAGGGCGATATTTATGATTGGATCGAGGAAACCCAGGAAATCACCAATGAGGTTTATGATTCCGTGGAAGTTGGGGAGAAACTGGGGTATCAATATAGTTATAGATGGTGGGGTACGGTTGAAAACCAATTATTAAAAGGGGGCATACGGTTGGCTGCGGTGCTGAATGATATTTTCAAATAGAACTAAACTATCTTTTTGAAATCTTGTTCCCGCTGATATTTTTCTGTCGGGAGCACTTGAACCTTCCGGAAACATTTTCGCGTAAATTTCTGTGCTTGGTAGCTCTTCCTTGAACCCTTTTCCGCCACATTCGAAAACTGCTGGGCTTCATTTCCCTTCGCATGATCTCTATGGTTTCCTGTTCGCTGATACCAAACTGAAAGGTTATGGCTTCAAAAGGGGTTCTGTCCTCCCAGGCCATTTCTATGATTCGGTCCAGTTCCCTTTCTGTAAATTCTTTTGTCATAACAATACAAATATACAAAGCTTAGAGTAAAAAGAGTTTGGCATGACCTTTGAAAATATGTTGCTAACGTAGAATCCCGACAAGCAGATTATTATTG encodes:
- a CDS encoding S1/P1 nuclease; protein product: MKKLTLIFLLIVQCSFANDEIWSKTGHRVIGDVAQEYLSRKTRKAIGELLDGQSLASVSNFADEIKADRKYSEFSAWHYVNFPADKDYKDVEPSEYGDLVIGINKCIEIITATESSKEDKAFYLKFLVHLIGDLHQPMHIGRLEDKGGNDIQLQWFGRGSNLHRVWDSNMIDDYGMSFTELSNSLPKLTKQQVKQIQQGDIYDWIEETQEITNEVYDSVEVGEKLGYQYSYRWWGTVENQLLKGGIRLAAVLNDIFK
- a CDS encoding TIGR03643 family protein gives rise to the protein MTKEFTERELDRIIEMAWEDRTPFEAITFQFGISEQETIEIMRREMKPSSFRMWRKRVQGRATKHRNLRENVSGRFKCSRQKNISGNKISKR